A single genomic interval of Cyprinus carpio isolate SPL01 chromosome B24, ASM1834038v1, whole genome shotgun sequence harbors:
- the LOC109085761 gene encoding hepatocyte nuclear factor 4-gamma-like isoform X4: MHIVVGRGEENMPTEPDISQGENGVSSNCAICGDKATGKHYGASSCDGCKGFFRRSIRKSHVYSCRFNRQCVVDKDKRNQCRFCRLHKCFRAGMKKEAVQNERDRISSRRTIQDSHDLPPITALAHAEALSQQISPMGPADVSEKKSATISDVCESMKQQLLVLVEWAKYIPAFGELPLDDQVSLLRAHAGEHLLLGVAKRSMPYKDLLLLGNGCVVHRNFPEPEIGRVSNRVLNELVLPFQDIQIDENEYAALKAIVFFDPDAKSLRDPSKIKAMRYQVQMSLEDYINDRQYDSRGRFGELLLLLPTLQSITWQMIEQLQFIKLFGLAKIDNLLQEMLLGGLTTEQPHLHHNGHPQIPIMGQTIVISSIPGPAHSQQMASPDTPIPSPTSVQEVYKPPGSPALLLPPQPMPNRPSPEPPL; this comes from the exons AAAACATGCCAACAGAGCCTGACATCAGTCAAGGAGAAAATGGCGTGAGCTCCAACTGCGCAATCTGTGGTGATAAAGCCACAGGTAAACATTATGGCGCCTCCAGCTGTGATGGCTGCAAAGGATTCTTCCGCCGGAGCATCAGGAAGAGTCATGTCTACTCCTGCAG GTTTAATCGTCAATGTGTTGTTGATAAAGACAAAAGGAACCAGTGTCGTTTCTGCAGACTTCACAAATGCTTTCGAGCTGGAATGAAGAAAGAAg CTGTGCAAAATGAACGGGACCGTATCAGCTCGAGGAGAACCATACAAGACTCACATGACCTGCCGCCAATCACGGCCCTGGCTCACGCTGAAGCTCTCTCGCAGCAG ATCAGCCCAATGGGCCCTGCTGATGTTTCAGAGAAAAAATCAGCCACTATCAGTGACGTCTGTGAATCTATGAAGCAACAGCTGCTTGTTCTGGTAGAGTGGGCTAAATACATCCCAGCCTTCGGCGAATTGCCACTTGATGACCAG GTTAGTTTATTACGAGCTCATGCCGGAGAGCATCTTCTGCTTGGTGTGGCTAAAAGGTCAATGCCATACAAAGATCTCTTGCTTCTAG GAAATGGCTGCGTTGTCCATCGAAACTTCCCTGAGCCAGAAATAGGTCGCGTATCTAACCGAGTCTTGAATGAACTGGTTCTACCCTTCCAGGACATCCAAATTGACGAAAATGAATACGCAGCACTAAAGGCCATTGTGTTCTTCGACCCAG ACGCCAAAAGCTTAAGAGATCCTTCTAAGATCAAGGCAATGCGCTATCAGGTTCAAATGAGTCTGGAAGACTACATTAATGACCGGCAGTATGACTCGCGTGGGCGATTCGGGGAGCTTTTGCTGCTTCTTCCTACTCTGCAAAGCATCACCTGGCAGATGATTGAGCAGCTACAGTTTATCAAGCTTTTCGGTCTTGCCAAGATAGATAACCTGCTGCAGGAGATGCTTCTTGGGG gtTTAACCACGGAGCAACCTCATTTACATCACAATggtcaccctcagattccaataATGGGACAGACCATAGTCATTAGCTCCATCCCAGGACCTGCACACTCACAGCAGATGG CATCCCCAGATACCCCCATTCCATCTCCCACTTCAGTACAGGAGGTGTACAAGCCCCCCGGCAGCCCGGCTCTCCTGCTCCCGCCACAGCCCATGCCAAACAGACCCTCTCCCGAGCCTCCCCTTTGA
- the LOC109085761 gene encoding hepatocyte nuclear factor 4-gamma-like isoform X3: MHIVVGRGEENMPTEPDISQGENGVSSNCAICGDKATGKHYGASSCDGCKGFFRRSIRKSHVYSCRFNRQCVVDKDKRNQCRFCRLHKCFRAGMKKEAVQNERDRISSRRTIQDSHDLPPITALAHAEALSQQQISPMGPADVSEKKSATISDVCESMKQQLLVLVEWAKYIPAFGELPLDDQVSLLRAHAGEHLLLGVAKRSMPYKDLLLLGNGCVVHRNFPEPEIGRVSNRVLNELVLPFQDIQIDENEYAALKAIVFFDPDAKSLRDPSKIKAMRYQVQMSLEDYINDRQYDSRGRFGELLLLLPTLQSITWQMIEQLQFIKLFGLAKIDNLLQEMLLGGLTTEQPHLHHNGHPQIPIMGQTIVISSIPGPAHSQQMASPDTPIPSPTSVQEVYKPPGSPALLLPPQPMPNRPSPEPPL, encoded by the exons AAAACATGCCAACAGAGCCTGACATCAGTCAAGGAGAAAATGGCGTGAGCTCCAACTGCGCAATCTGTGGTGATAAAGCCACAGGTAAACATTATGGCGCCTCCAGCTGTGATGGCTGCAAAGGATTCTTCCGCCGGAGCATCAGGAAGAGTCATGTCTACTCCTGCAG GTTTAATCGTCAATGTGTTGTTGATAAAGACAAAAGGAACCAGTGTCGTTTCTGCAGACTTCACAAATGCTTTCGAGCTGGAATGAAGAAAGAAg CTGTGCAAAATGAACGGGACCGTATCAGCTCGAGGAGAACCATACAAGACTCACATGACCTGCCGCCAATCACGGCCCTGGCTCACGCTGAAGCTCTCTCGCAGCAG CAGATCAGCCCAATGGGCCCTGCTGATGTTTCAGAGAAAAAATCAGCCACTATCAGTGACGTCTGTGAATCTATGAAGCAACAGCTGCTTGTTCTGGTAGAGTGGGCTAAATACATCCCAGCCTTCGGCGAATTGCCACTTGATGACCAG GTTAGTTTATTACGAGCTCATGCCGGAGAGCATCTTCTGCTTGGTGTGGCTAAAAGGTCAATGCCATACAAAGATCTCTTGCTTCTAG GAAATGGCTGCGTTGTCCATCGAAACTTCCCTGAGCCAGAAATAGGTCGCGTATCTAACCGAGTCTTGAATGAACTGGTTCTACCCTTCCAGGACATCCAAATTGACGAAAATGAATACGCAGCACTAAAGGCCATTGTGTTCTTCGACCCAG ACGCCAAAAGCTTAAGAGATCCTTCTAAGATCAAGGCAATGCGCTATCAGGTTCAAATGAGTCTGGAAGACTACATTAATGACCGGCAGTATGACTCGCGTGGGCGATTCGGGGAGCTTTTGCTGCTTCTTCCTACTCTGCAAAGCATCACCTGGCAGATGATTGAGCAGCTACAGTTTATCAAGCTTTTCGGTCTTGCCAAGATAGATAACCTGCTGCAGGAGATGCTTCTTGGGG gtTTAACCACGGAGCAACCTCATTTACATCACAATggtcaccctcagattccaataATGGGACAGACCATAGTCATTAGCTCCATCCCAGGACCTGCACACTCACAGCAGATGG CATCCCCAGATACCCCCATTCCATCTCCCACTTCAGTACAGGAGGTGTACAAGCCCCCCGGCAGCCCGGCTCTCCTGCTCCCGCCACAGCCCATGCCAAACAGACCCTCTCCCGAGCCTCCCCTTTGA
- the LOC109085761 gene encoding hepatocyte nuclear factor 4-gamma-like isoform X2, with product MKFSPTPLPKSLLDMDVANYCEGLDPTYSTLGFENSEVLYCGENMPTEPDISQGENGVSSNCAICGDKATGKHYGASSCDGCKGFFRRSIRKSHVYSCRFNRQCVVDKDKRNQCRFCRLHKCFRAGMKKEAVQNERDRISSRRTIQDSHDLPPITALAHAEALSQQISPMGPADVSEKKSATISDVCESMKQQLLVLVEWAKYIPAFGELPLDDQVSLLRAHAGEHLLLGVAKRSMPYKDLLLLGNGCVVHRNFPEPEIGRVSNRVLNELVLPFQDIQIDENEYAALKAIVFFDPDAKSLRDPSKIKAMRYQVQMSLEDYINDRQYDSRGRFGELLLLLPTLQSITWQMIEQLQFIKLFGLAKIDNLLQEMLLGGLTTEQPHLHHNGHPQIPIMGQTIVISSIPGPAHSQQMASPDTPIPSPTSVQEVYKPPGSPALLLPPQPMPNRPSPEPPL from the exons AAAACATGCCAACAGAGCCTGACATCAGTCAAGGAGAAAATGGCGTGAGCTCCAACTGCGCAATCTGTGGTGATAAAGCCACAGGTAAACATTATGGCGCCTCCAGCTGTGATGGCTGCAAAGGATTCTTCCGCCGGAGCATCAGGAAGAGTCATGTCTACTCCTGCAG GTTTAATCGTCAATGTGTTGTTGATAAAGACAAAAGGAACCAGTGTCGTTTCTGCAGACTTCACAAATGCTTTCGAGCTGGAATGAAGAAAGAAg CTGTGCAAAATGAACGGGACCGTATCAGCTCGAGGAGAACCATACAAGACTCACATGACCTGCCGCCAATCACGGCCCTGGCTCACGCTGAAGCTCTCTCGCAGCAG ATCAGCCCAATGGGCCCTGCTGATGTTTCAGAGAAAAAATCAGCCACTATCAGTGACGTCTGTGAATCTATGAAGCAACAGCTGCTTGTTCTGGTAGAGTGGGCTAAATACATCCCAGCCTTCGGCGAATTGCCACTTGATGACCAG GTTAGTTTATTACGAGCTCATGCCGGAGAGCATCTTCTGCTTGGTGTGGCTAAAAGGTCAATGCCATACAAAGATCTCTTGCTTCTAG GAAATGGCTGCGTTGTCCATCGAAACTTCCCTGAGCCAGAAATAGGTCGCGTATCTAACCGAGTCTTGAATGAACTGGTTCTACCCTTCCAGGACATCCAAATTGACGAAAATGAATACGCAGCACTAAAGGCCATTGTGTTCTTCGACCCAG ACGCCAAAAGCTTAAGAGATCCTTCTAAGATCAAGGCAATGCGCTATCAGGTTCAAATGAGTCTGGAAGACTACATTAATGACCGGCAGTATGACTCGCGTGGGCGATTCGGGGAGCTTTTGCTGCTTCTTCCTACTCTGCAAAGCATCACCTGGCAGATGATTGAGCAGCTACAGTTTATCAAGCTTTTCGGTCTTGCCAAGATAGATAACCTGCTGCAGGAGATGCTTCTTGGGG gtTTAACCACGGAGCAACCTCATTTACATCACAATggtcaccctcagattccaataATGGGACAGACCATAGTCATTAGCTCCATCCCAGGACCTGCACACTCACAGCAGATGG CATCCCCAGATACCCCCATTCCATCTCCCACTTCAGTACAGGAGGTGTACAAGCCCCCCGGCAGCCCGGCTCTCCTGCTCCCGCCACAGCCCATGCCAAACAGACCCTCTCCCGAGCCTCCCCTTTGA
- the LOC109085761 gene encoding hepatocyte nuclear factor 4-gamma-like isoform X1, with product MKFSPTPLPKSLLDMDVANYCEGLDPTYSTLGFENSEVLYCGENMPTEPDISQGENGVSSNCAICGDKATGKHYGASSCDGCKGFFRRSIRKSHVYSCRFNRQCVVDKDKRNQCRFCRLHKCFRAGMKKEAVQNERDRISSRRTIQDSHDLPPITALAHAEALSQQQISPMGPADVSEKKSATISDVCESMKQQLLVLVEWAKYIPAFGELPLDDQVSLLRAHAGEHLLLGVAKRSMPYKDLLLLGNGCVVHRNFPEPEIGRVSNRVLNELVLPFQDIQIDENEYAALKAIVFFDPDAKSLRDPSKIKAMRYQVQMSLEDYINDRQYDSRGRFGELLLLLPTLQSITWQMIEQLQFIKLFGLAKIDNLLQEMLLGGLTTEQPHLHHNGHPQIPIMGQTIVISSIPGPAHSQQMASPDTPIPSPTSVQEVYKPPGSPALLLPPQPMPNRPSPEPPL from the exons AAAACATGCCAACAGAGCCTGACATCAGTCAAGGAGAAAATGGCGTGAGCTCCAACTGCGCAATCTGTGGTGATAAAGCCACAGGTAAACATTATGGCGCCTCCAGCTGTGATGGCTGCAAAGGATTCTTCCGCCGGAGCATCAGGAAGAGTCATGTCTACTCCTGCAG GTTTAATCGTCAATGTGTTGTTGATAAAGACAAAAGGAACCAGTGTCGTTTCTGCAGACTTCACAAATGCTTTCGAGCTGGAATGAAGAAAGAAg CTGTGCAAAATGAACGGGACCGTATCAGCTCGAGGAGAACCATACAAGACTCACATGACCTGCCGCCAATCACGGCCCTGGCTCACGCTGAAGCTCTCTCGCAGCAG CAGATCAGCCCAATGGGCCCTGCTGATGTTTCAGAGAAAAAATCAGCCACTATCAGTGACGTCTGTGAATCTATGAAGCAACAGCTGCTTGTTCTGGTAGAGTGGGCTAAATACATCCCAGCCTTCGGCGAATTGCCACTTGATGACCAG GTTAGTTTATTACGAGCTCATGCCGGAGAGCATCTTCTGCTTGGTGTGGCTAAAAGGTCAATGCCATACAAAGATCTCTTGCTTCTAG GAAATGGCTGCGTTGTCCATCGAAACTTCCCTGAGCCAGAAATAGGTCGCGTATCTAACCGAGTCTTGAATGAACTGGTTCTACCCTTCCAGGACATCCAAATTGACGAAAATGAATACGCAGCACTAAAGGCCATTGTGTTCTTCGACCCAG ACGCCAAAAGCTTAAGAGATCCTTCTAAGATCAAGGCAATGCGCTATCAGGTTCAAATGAGTCTGGAAGACTACATTAATGACCGGCAGTATGACTCGCGTGGGCGATTCGGGGAGCTTTTGCTGCTTCTTCCTACTCTGCAAAGCATCACCTGGCAGATGATTGAGCAGCTACAGTTTATCAAGCTTTTCGGTCTTGCCAAGATAGATAACCTGCTGCAGGAGATGCTTCTTGGGG gtTTAACCACGGAGCAACCTCATTTACATCACAATggtcaccctcagattccaataATGGGACAGACCATAGTCATTAGCTCCATCCCAGGACCTGCACACTCACAGCAGATGG CATCCCCAGATACCCCCATTCCATCTCCCACTTCAGTACAGGAGGTGTACAAGCCCCCCGGCAGCCCGGCTCTCCTGCTCCCGCCACAGCCCATGCCAAACAGACCCTCTCCCGAGCCTCCCCTTTGA